One part of the Marmota flaviventris isolate mMarFla1 chromosome 4, mMarFla1.hap1, whole genome shotgun sequence genome encodes these proteins:
- the LOC139705511 gene encoding ras-associated and pleckstrin homology domains-containing protein 1-like: MEQLSDEEIDHGAEEDSDKEDQDLDKMFGAWLGELDKLTQTLDSDKPIEPVKRSPLRQETNMANFSYRFSIYNLNEALNQGETVDLDALMADLCSIEQELSSIGSGNNDITAQLEQVSLSMDEAAQQSLLEDTKPLVTNQHRRTASAGTVSDAEVRSISNSSRSSITSAASSMDSLDIDKVTRPQELDLTSQGQPITEGFEMEG; encoded by the exons ATGGAGCAGctttcagatgaagaaattgacCATGGTGCTGAAGAAGACAGTGACAAGGAAGACCAGGACCTGGACAAAATGTTTGGAGCCTGGCTTGGGGAACTGGACAAACTCACTCAGACTTTGGATTCTGACAAACCCATAGAACCAGTGAAAAGATCTCCTCTTCGCCAGGAAACAAACATGGCCAATTTTTCTTATCGTTTCTCCATATACAACTTGAATGAAGCTCTGAATCAGGGAGAGACTGTTGATCTGGATGCCCTGATGGCCGATCTTTGCTCTATAGAGCAGGAGCTCAGCAGTATTGGTTCAGGAAATA ATGACATCACTGCACAATTAGAACAGGTCTCCTTGAGCATGGACGAGGCTGCTCAGCAATCTCTACTAGAAGATACTAAGCCCTTAGTAACTAATCAGCACAGAAGAACCGCATCAGCAGGCACAGTGAGTGATGCTGAAGTTCGCTCTATTAGTAACTCCTCACGTTCTAGCATCACGTCTGCAGCCTCCAGCATGGATTCTTTGGATATTGATAAAGTGACACGCCCTCAAGAACTGGATTTGACATCTCAGGGGCAGCCAATTACtgag ggctttgagatggaAGGTTAG